From a single Larimichthys crocea isolate SSNF chromosome XIII, L_crocea_2.0, whole genome shotgun sequence genomic region:
- the tshz1 gene encoding teashirt homolog 1 isoform X2 — translation MPRRKQQAPRRSAAYGPEDEFKLDKTDEEEHLQDDGLSLDGQDADYLFNDDEDARDHFSCQNSPLSNGTNPDAGYASPLSTTSDQLVDLKTTSSFNDQDKVKEKLGESTESINGLSLQDSLAQMKAVYANLISDASWSSIALDMLKNKQGNNYAASNSNGSNHKGSNGFLTSHSPGSIHLKSRCSTSHASATTNITTSSTTTRTVSSNSNSGTSVSSGSTGGLAYDWHQAALAKTLQHTPYQLLPEPSLFSTVQLYRQNNKLYGPVFTGASKFRCKDCSAAYDTLVGLTVHMNETGHYRDDNKDTEDDRSKKWSKPRKRSLMEMEGKEDAQKVLKCMYCGHSFESLQDLSVHMIKTKHYQKVPLKEPMPALTSKLVPPTKKRAFQDLMSPSSPESVSSGILLGESPKDQKVANPYVTPNNRYGYQNGASYTWQFEARKAQILKCMECGSSHDTLQQLTAHMMVTGHFLKVTNSASKKGKQLVFDPVVEEKIQSIPLPPTTTRLPSSNGKSQPGSPLQPTSPDEEHEDKKDEEAEEAKMEFREPEKKIKEEKEDPPEKAEKHGKTRSYQYLREEDLEEAPKGGLDILKSLENTVSSAISKAQTGTPTWGGYPSIHAAYQLHGSLKSTLPSCAQVQPLFSSNSLKVLSSDIGTLIHSPNSPSPPPSHKNNVLAMEELVEKVTGKSSVKNEKEDKPLENKCRSAKSPLPNPKEKRASPNPEHLSKGVKNTAVETQTELRSKEGEQTESKVETQIKSEVDSPKRPVSNGCNNLSIITDHSPEQPLVNPLSALQSIMNNHLGKAAKVATPFIDPFAMLYKINNNSAQMKSAEPVSHDDDDQPMDLTKSKNTNGSTPKGISSPNSNESVNNSKPVFKTFSQSSSPPLRENALMDISDMVKNLTGRLTPKSTTPSSISEKSDIDGCTFEDSLEELSPIQRRKGRQSNWNPQHLLILQAQFVSSLRETPDGKFAISDLGPQERVHICKFTGLSMTTISHWLANVKYQLKRTGGTKFLKNIDSGHPLFLCSDCASQFRTPSSYIHHLESHLGFTLKDLSKLSIDLIEQQAVSRLEDKTFISSGLTEEDTGSVYQCKLCNRTFVSKHAIKLHLCKTHGKSPEDHLIFVKELDKFDKQ, via the coding sequence cttaTGGACCTGAGGATGAATTTAAACTGGATAAGACTGATGAAGAGGAACATCTACAAGATGACGGCCTTTCTCTGGATGGACAAGATGCAGACTATCTTTTCaatgatgatgaggatgcaaGAGATCATTTTAGCTGCCAAAACTCTCCACTCAGCAATGGCACTAACCCAGATGCTGGGTATGCCTCTCCACTCAGCACCACCAGTGATCAACTGGTGGACCTTAAAACCACGTCCTCCTTTAATGACCAGGACAAGGTAAAGGAGAAGCTAGGGGAGAGTACAGAGTCCATCAATGGCCTCTCGCTACAGGACAGTCTGGCACAAATGAAAGCCGTCTATGCAAACCTGATCTCTGATGCCTCCTGGTCCAGCATTGCTCTGGATatgcttaaaaataaacaagggAACAATTACGCAGCTAGCAACAGCAATGGGAGCAATCACAAAGGGAGCAATGGGTTCCTGACCAGTCACAGCCCAGGCAGCATCCATTTGAAGAGCAGATGTAGCACTAGCCATGCCTCAGCCACTACTAATATTACCACCAGCAGTACTACCACCAGAACAGTGTCAAGCAACAGCAACAGTGGCACCAGTGTAAGCTCTGGCAGCACAGGAGGATTAGCCTATGACTGGCACCAGGCAGCGTTGGCCAAAACCCTACAGCATACACCATACCAACTCCTTCCTGAGCCGAGCCTTTTCAGCACCGTGCAGCTGTACAGGCAAAACAATAAGCTCTATGGCCCTGTGTTTACGGGTGCCAGCAAGTTTAGGTGCAAGGACTGTAGTGCAGCCTATGACACTTTGGTTGGCCTGACGGTGCATATGAACGAGACAGGCCACTACCGTGATGACAATAAAGATACAGAGGATGATCGAAGCAAGAAGTGGTCAAAACCACGTAAGCGTTCcctgatggagatggaggggaaAGAAGATGCCCAGAAAGTTCTTAAATGCATGTACTGTGGTCACTCTTTTGAATCCTTGCAAGATCTCAGTGTTCAcatgatcaaaacaaaacactatcAGAAAGTGCCTCTAAAAGAACCAATGCCAGCCCTCACCTCAAAGCTGGTACCCCCAACCAAAAAAAGAGCATTTCAAGACTTGATGTCCCCGAGCTCACCAGAGTCTGTCTCATCTGGCATACTCCTGGGAGAGTCTCCCAAAGACCAAAAAGTGGCCAATCCTTATGTCACTCCAAACAATCGATATGGTTACCAAAACGGTGCCAGTTATACTTGGCAGTTTGAGGCACGCAAGGCACAAATTCTTAAATGCATGGAATGTGGCAGTTCACATGACACCTTGCAACAACTGACAGCCCATATGATGGTCACAGGGCACTTTCTTAAAGTAACCAACTCTGCCTCTAAAAAGGGTAAGCAGTTAGTTTTTGATCCTGTTGTTGAGGAGAAAATTCAGTCAATTCCTCTGCCACCAACTACCACACGACTCCCATCATCCAATGGGAAGTCACAGCCTGGCTCACCGCTGCAGCCGACTAGCCCTGATGAGGAACATGAAGACAAGAAAGatgaagaagcagaggaagcaAAAATGGAATTCAGGGAaccagagaaaaaaataaaagaggagaaagaagaccCCCctgaaaaagctgaaaaacatggaaaaacgAGATCTTACCAATATCTGAGAGAAGAAGACTTGGAAGAGGCACCTAAAGGTGGCTTGGACATCCTAAAGTCTTTAGAGAATACTGTTTCAAGTGCAATCAGCAAGGCCCAAACTGGCACACCAACCTGGGGTGGATACCCCAGCATTCATGCTGCTTATCAGCTCCATGGATCCTTGAAGTCTACCTTGCCTTCATGTGCACAGGTTCAACCTTTGTTCAGCAGCAACAGTTTAAAGGTACTTTCCTCTGATATAGGCACTCTGATCCATTCACCAAACAGCCCCTCTCCACCCCCAAGTCACAAGAACAACGTGCTGGCCATGGAGGAGCTAGTTGAGAAAGTGACAGGGAAAAGTTCAGTAAAGAATGAAAAAGAGGATAAACCTCTAGAGAATAAGTGCAGGTCTGCAAAGTCTCCATTGCCAAATCCTAAGGAAAAACGGGCTTCACCCAATCCAGAACACCTCTCAAAAGGAGTGAAAAATACTGCAGTAGAAACCCAGACTGAGTTGAGAAGCAAAGAAGGAGAGCAGACAGAAAGTAAAGTAGAGACACAGATAAAAAGTGAAGTTGATTCACCAAAAAGGCCTGTAAGCAATGGCTGCAATAACCTGAGCATCATCACAGATCACTCACCTGAACAACCACTTGTAAACCCTCTCAGTGCTTTGCAGTCTATCATGAACAACCATTTGGGGAAAGCTGCAAAAGTGGCCACCCCATTCATAGACCCCTTTGCAATGCTTTATAAGATCAACAACAACTCTGCTCAGATGAAGTCAGCAGAGCCTGTGagccatgatgatgatgatcagccCATGGACTTGACAAAATCCAAAAATACCAATGGAAGTACACCTAAGGGTATTTCGTCACCAAACAGCAATGAGAGCGTAAACAACAGCAAACCTGTTTTCAAAACCTTCTCACAGTCTTCATCTCCACCTCTGCGGGAGAATGCTTTGATGGATATTTCAGACATGGTAAAAAATCTGACGGGCCGTTTGACACCAAAGTCTACGACCCCTTCTTCCATCTCTGAAAAATCAGACATTGATGGGTGTACATTTGAGGACAGCTTGGAGGAGCTGTCTCCCATCCAAAGGCGAAAAGGTCGACAGTCAAACTGGAATCCACAGCATCTCCTGATTCTTCAGGCCCAGTTTGTCTCTAGTCTTAGGGAGACTCCTGATGGAAAGTTTGCAATTAGTGACTTGGGACCCCAGGAACGGGTCCACATCTGTAAATTCACTGGTCTCTCCATGACTACTATCTCACATTGGCTGGCCAATGTAAAATACCAATTAAAGCGGACAGGGGGAACAAAATTCCTAAAAAATATTGACTCTGGCCATCCTCTGTTTTTGTGCAGTGACTGTGCTTCCCAGTTCAGGACTCCCTCCTCGTACATTCATCATTTGGAGTCCCACCTTGGGTTTACCCTTAAAGATCTCTCAAAGCTTTCCATAGATTTAATAGAGCAGCAAGCAGTCAGCAGGTTAGAGGACAAGACTTTCATTTCCTCTGGACTTACAGAAGAAGACACTGGCTCAGTTTATCAGTGCAAACTGTGTAATCGGACATTTGTGAGCAAACATGCAATCAAATTGCACCTTTGCAAAACACATGGGAAGTCTCCAGAGGACCATCTTATCTTTGTGAAAGAGTTGGACAAGTTTGACAAACAATGA
- the tshz1 gene encoding teashirt homolog 1 isoform X1, with the protein MPRRKQQAPRRSAEQDLSNTYGPEDEFKLDKTDEEEHLQDDGLSLDGQDADYLFNDDEDARDHFSCQNSPLSNGTNPDAGYASPLSTTSDQLVDLKTTSSFNDQDKVKEKLGESTESINGLSLQDSLAQMKAVYANLISDASWSSIALDMLKNKQGNNYAASNSNGSNHKGSNGFLTSHSPGSIHLKSRCSTSHASATTNITTSSTTTRTVSSNSNSGTSVSSGSTGGLAYDWHQAALAKTLQHTPYQLLPEPSLFSTVQLYRQNNKLYGPVFTGASKFRCKDCSAAYDTLVGLTVHMNETGHYRDDNKDTEDDRSKKWSKPRKRSLMEMEGKEDAQKVLKCMYCGHSFESLQDLSVHMIKTKHYQKVPLKEPMPALTSKLVPPTKKRAFQDLMSPSSPESVSSGILLGESPKDQKVANPYVTPNNRYGYQNGASYTWQFEARKAQILKCMECGSSHDTLQQLTAHMMVTGHFLKVTNSASKKGKQLVFDPVVEEKIQSIPLPPTTTRLPSSNGKSQPGSPLQPTSPDEEHEDKKDEEAEEAKMEFREPEKKIKEEKEDPPEKAEKHGKTRSYQYLREEDLEEAPKGGLDILKSLENTVSSAISKAQTGTPTWGGYPSIHAAYQLHGSLKSTLPSCAQVQPLFSSNSLKVLSSDIGTLIHSPNSPSPPPSHKNNVLAMEELVEKVTGKSSVKNEKEDKPLENKCRSAKSPLPNPKEKRASPNPEHLSKGVKNTAVETQTELRSKEGEQTESKVETQIKSEVDSPKRPVSNGCNNLSIITDHSPEQPLVNPLSALQSIMNNHLGKAAKVATPFIDPFAMLYKINNNSAQMKSAEPVSHDDDDQPMDLTKSKNTNGSTPKGISSPNSNESVNNSKPVFKTFSQSSSPPLRENALMDISDMVKNLTGRLTPKSTTPSSISEKSDIDGCTFEDSLEELSPIQRRKGRQSNWNPQHLLILQAQFVSSLRETPDGKFAISDLGPQERVHICKFTGLSMTTISHWLANVKYQLKRTGGTKFLKNIDSGHPLFLCSDCASQFRTPSSYIHHLESHLGFTLKDLSKLSIDLIEQQAVSRLEDKTFISSGLTEEDTGSVYQCKLCNRTFVSKHAIKLHLCKTHGKSPEDHLIFVKELDKFDKQ; encoded by the coding sequence cttaTGGACCTGAGGATGAATTTAAACTGGATAAGACTGATGAAGAGGAACATCTACAAGATGACGGCCTTTCTCTGGATGGACAAGATGCAGACTATCTTTTCaatgatgatgaggatgcaaGAGATCATTTTAGCTGCCAAAACTCTCCACTCAGCAATGGCACTAACCCAGATGCTGGGTATGCCTCTCCACTCAGCACCACCAGTGATCAACTGGTGGACCTTAAAACCACGTCCTCCTTTAATGACCAGGACAAGGTAAAGGAGAAGCTAGGGGAGAGTACAGAGTCCATCAATGGCCTCTCGCTACAGGACAGTCTGGCACAAATGAAAGCCGTCTATGCAAACCTGATCTCTGATGCCTCCTGGTCCAGCATTGCTCTGGATatgcttaaaaataaacaagggAACAATTACGCAGCTAGCAACAGCAATGGGAGCAATCACAAAGGGAGCAATGGGTTCCTGACCAGTCACAGCCCAGGCAGCATCCATTTGAAGAGCAGATGTAGCACTAGCCATGCCTCAGCCACTACTAATATTACCACCAGCAGTACTACCACCAGAACAGTGTCAAGCAACAGCAACAGTGGCACCAGTGTAAGCTCTGGCAGCACAGGAGGATTAGCCTATGACTGGCACCAGGCAGCGTTGGCCAAAACCCTACAGCATACACCATACCAACTCCTTCCTGAGCCGAGCCTTTTCAGCACCGTGCAGCTGTACAGGCAAAACAATAAGCTCTATGGCCCTGTGTTTACGGGTGCCAGCAAGTTTAGGTGCAAGGACTGTAGTGCAGCCTATGACACTTTGGTTGGCCTGACGGTGCATATGAACGAGACAGGCCACTACCGTGATGACAATAAAGATACAGAGGATGATCGAAGCAAGAAGTGGTCAAAACCACGTAAGCGTTCcctgatggagatggaggggaaAGAAGATGCCCAGAAAGTTCTTAAATGCATGTACTGTGGTCACTCTTTTGAATCCTTGCAAGATCTCAGTGTTCAcatgatcaaaacaaaacactatcAGAAAGTGCCTCTAAAAGAACCAATGCCAGCCCTCACCTCAAAGCTGGTACCCCCAACCAAAAAAAGAGCATTTCAAGACTTGATGTCCCCGAGCTCACCAGAGTCTGTCTCATCTGGCATACTCCTGGGAGAGTCTCCCAAAGACCAAAAAGTGGCCAATCCTTATGTCACTCCAAACAATCGATATGGTTACCAAAACGGTGCCAGTTATACTTGGCAGTTTGAGGCACGCAAGGCACAAATTCTTAAATGCATGGAATGTGGCAGTTCACATGACACCTTGCAACAACTGACAGCCCATATGATGGTCACAGGGCACTTTCTTAAAGTAACCAACTCTGCCTCTAAAAAGGGTAAGCAGTTAGTTTTTGATCCTGTTGTTGAGGAGAAAATTCAGTCAATTCCTCTGCCACCAACTACCACACGACTCCCATCATCCAATGGGAAGTCACAGCCTGGCTCACCGCTGCAGCCGACTAGCCCTGATGAGGAACATGAAGACAAGAAAGatgaagaagcagaggaagcaAAAATGGAATTCAGGGAaccagagaaaaaaataaaagaggagaaagaagaccCCCctgaaaaagctgaaaaacatggaaaaacgAGATCTTACCAATATCTGAGAGAAGAAGACTTGGAAGAGGCACCTAAAGGTGGCTTGGACATCCTAAAGTCTTTAGAGAATACTGTTTCAAGTGCAATCAGCAAGGCCCAAACTGGCACACCAACCTGGGGTGGATACCCCAGCATTCATGCTGCTTATCAGCTCCATGGATCCTTGAAGTCTACCTTGCCTTCATGTGCACAGGTTCAACCTTTGTTCAGCAGCAACAGTTTAAAGGTACTTTCCTCTGATATAGGCACTCTGATCCATTCACCAAACAGCCCCTCTCCACCCCCAAGTCACAAGAACAACGTGCTGGCCATGGAGGAGCTAGTTGAGAAAGTGACAGGGAAAAGTTCAGTAAAGAATGAAAAAGAGGATAAACCTCTAGAGAATAAGTGCAGGTCTGCAAAGTCTCCATTGCCAAATCCTAAGGAAAAACGGGCTTCACCCAATCCAGAACACCTCTCAAAAGGAGTGAAAAATACTGCAGTAGAAACCCAGACTGAGTTGAGAAGCAAAGAAGGAGAGCAGACAGAAAGTAAAGTAGAGACACAGATAAAAAGTGAAGTTGATTCACCAAAAAGGCCTGTAAGCAATGGCTGCAATAACCTGAGCATCATCACAGATCACTCACCTGAACAACCACTTGTAAACCCTCTCAGTGCTTTGCAGTCTATCATGAACAACCATTTGGGGAAAGCTGCAAAAGTGGCCACCCCATTCATAGACCCCTTTGCAATGCTTTATAAGATCAACAACAACTCTGCTCAGATGAAGTCAGCAGAGCCTGTGagccatgatgatgatgatcagccCATGGACTTGACAAAATCCAAAAATACCAATGGAAGTACACCTAAGGGTATTTCGTCACCAAACAGCAATGAGAGCGTAAACAACAGCAAACCTGTTTTCAAAACCTTCTCACAGTCTTCATCTCCACCTCTGCGGGAGAATGCTTTGATGGATATTTCAGACATGGTAAAAAATCTGACGGGCCGTTTGACACCAAAGTCTACGACCCCTTCTTCCATCTCTGAAAAATCAGACATTGATGGGTGTACATTTGAGGACAGCTTGGAGGAGCTGTCTCCCATCCAAAGGCGAAAAGGTCGACAGTCAAACTGGAATCCACAGCATCTCCTGATTCTTCAGGCCCAGTTTGTCTCTAGTCTTAGGGAGACTCCTGATGGAAAGTTTGCAATTAGTGACTTGGGACCCCAGGAACGGGTCCACATCTGTAAATTCACTGGTCTCTCCATGACTACTATCTCACATTGGCTGGCCAATGTAAAATACCAATTAAAGCGGACAGGGGGAACAAAATTCCTAAAAAATATTGACTCTGGCCATCCTCTGTTTTTGTGCAGTGACTGTGCTTCCCAGTTCAGGACTCCCTCCTCGTACATTCATCATTTGGAGTCCCACCTTGGGTTTACCCTTAAAGATCTCTCAAAGCTTTCCATAGATTTAATAGAGCAGCAAGCAGTCAGCAGGTTAGAGGACAAGACTTTCATTTCCTCTGGACTTACAGAAGAAGACACTGGCTCAGTTTATCAGTGCAAACTGTGTAATCGGACATTTGTGAGCAAACATGCAATCAAATTGCACCTTTGCAAAACACATGGGAAGTCTCCAGAGGACCATCTTATCTTTGTGAAAGAGTTGGACAAGTTTGACAAACAATGA